The genomic DNA CTGGGTGGCGACGGGTTCGGACGGCAAGCCCGCGCTCGTGTCCAACACCTCGATCGGCCCGGTGACTTCGGGCTGGCTGGCCGGCCCACGGCTCGGCCCGGTGGCCAAGGGCGTGTACGACTCGGTCAGCAAGAAGTTCGCGGGTCAGTAGCGCGAGGGTCTGACAGGAGTCGGACGGACGGACGGCGGCGGGGTGGTGGGTGAAAACCTTCACCACCCCGCCGCTGTTCGCCCCCATTCGCCCGGGCATAGTGGAGTGTCGCGGCCGGGCGGGTTCCACGGAGAGCCACGCCGCCGCCTGACAAGCACATGACAGCACTGCGTTTTCAACGGGGGTTACACAAGCATGCGTTCCGTACGTCCGCCCTTCGCGCGCCGGCGCGGGAGGAACACCGTCCTCGCCGCGACCGTCGCGGCCCTGGCGCTCACCGCCACCGCCTGCAACGGCAGCGACGACAAGGCGAGCGACAAGCCCGAGACCACCACCTCGCAGGCGGCCGGCCAGGACAAGGCCCGGATGCCCGGCGACATCGCCGCCCGGCTCAAGGAGCACGGCGTCGATGTCGACAAGTGGAAGAACGGCGGCTGGAAGAACTGGGACAAGGACAAGTGGCTCAGTGAGGCCAAGGACTTCGTCAATCCGGTGATCAAGGGGCTGTGGAAGCCCGAGCGGATGAAGTCCGCCAAGGACCCGGACAAGACGATCTCGGCGAAGGACGCGTCCGCCGACCAGGGCGTCAGCGACCCGGATCCGGCGCCCGTCGACGCCACGGCCGAGAAGACCCCGTACCACGAGCACGCGGCCCCGGTGGGCAAGGTCTTCTTCGACTCCCCCGAGGGCTCGATGGTCTGTTCGGGCACCGTCATCAAGGACGTCAACCACCCGGGCAAGTCCAACCTCATATGGACCGCGGGCCACTGCGTGCACGCGGGCGGCAGCGGCGGCTGGTACCGCAACATCGCGTTCGTGCCGGCCTACAACGACCTCGGCAAGTCCGCGGCGGCACTGAGCGACGCCACGTCGTCCGAGGTCGCTCCGTACGGCCAGTGGTGGGCGGACTGGGCCTCGACCTCGCACCAGTGGATCTCCGGCGGCGACGAGACGGGCGGCGCGGGCGCGCCCTACGACTACGCGGTACTGCACGTGAAGCCCGAGTCCGGCTCCAAGTCCCTGGAGGAGACGGTCGGTGCCGCCCTCGACGTGGACTTCTCCGCGCCCTCCGCGCAGGACGTCAGCGCGATGGGCGCGTGGGGCTACCCGGCCGCGCCGCCGTACGACGGCCAGCAGATGTTCAAGTGCCTCGACGAGCCCGGCCGGCTCTCGCTCTCCCCGAGTCTGCCGACGATGTACCGCATCGGCTGCACGATGACCGGCGGTTCGTCCGGCGGCGGCTGGTTCCGGGTCGTCGACGGCGAGACCAAGCTCGTCTCGAACACCTCGATCGGCCCGTCCGACAACACCTGGCTGGCGGGTCCGCAGCTGGGCAAGGGCGCCAAGGCGCTGTACGACACCATGAGCGAGCAGTACGGCGGTCGGTGACCGCTCCCGTACAAGCGGTAGGCCCGCCCCCTGTGCGAGGGGGCGGGCCTACCGGCTGTGACAGGTCAGGCGAGCGGTGCCGGAACGTACGGCGCGAGATCCGCCGCCAGCTCCTCGTGCACCCGCGCCTTGAGCAGCGTGCCCTCCGGGGTGTGCTCCTCGGAGATCACCTCGCCCTCGGTGTGGGCGCGCGCCACCAGCTTGCCGTGCGTGTACGGCACGAGCGCCTCGATCTCGACCGACGGCCGCGGCAGCTCGTTGTCGATGAGCGCGAGCAGCTCGGCGATGCCCTGGCCGGTGCGGGCCGAGACGGCGATGGAGCGCTTCTCGTTCCTCATCAGCCGCTGGAGCACCAGCGGATCGGCCGCGTCCGCCTTGTTGATCACGACGATCTCGGGTACGCCGGTGGCGCCGACGTCCCTGATCACCTCGCGCACGGCGGCCAGCTGCTCCTCCGGGACCGGGTGCGAACCGTCCACCACGTGCAGGATCAGGTCGGAGTCACCGACCTCCTCCATGGTGGAGCGGAAGGCCTCGACCAGGTGGTGCGGCAGGTGCCGTACAAAACCGACCGTGTCGGCCAGCGTGTACAGCCGGCCGCTCGGGGTCTCGGCCCGGCGCACGGTCGGGTCGAGGGTCGCGAACAGCGCGTTCTCGACGAGCACGCCCGCGCCCGTGAGGCGGTTGAGCAGCGAGGACTTGCCGGCGTTGGTGTAACCGGCGATCGCGACTGAAGGAACCTTGTTCCGACGGCGCTCCTGGCGCTTGATCTCGCGGCCCGTCTTCATGTCCGCGATCTCCCGGCGCATCTTCGCCATCTTCTCGCGGATCCGCCGACGGTCCGTCTCGATCTTGGTCTCACCGGGGCCACGGGTGGCGAGGCCGCCGCCCTTGCCGCCGCCCATCTGACGGGACAGCGACTGACCCCAGCCGCGGAGCCTCGGCAGCATGTACTGCATCTGCGCGAGCGCGACCTGCGCCTTGCCCTCTCGGGACTTGGCGTGCTGGGCGAAGATGTCGAGGATCAGGGCCGTACGGTCGATGACCTTGACCTTGACGACGTCTTCGAGGTGGATGAGCTGGCCGGGGCTGAGCTCACCGTCACAGATGACGGTGTCGGCGCCGGTCTCCAGGACGATGTCCCGCAGTTCGTTGGCCTTGCCGGAGCCGATGTACGTGGCCGCGTCCGGCTTGTCGCGGCGCTGGACGACGCCGTCGAGCACGAGCGCACCCGCGGTTTCCGCGAGGGCGGCCAGCTCGGCGAGCGAGTTCTCCGAGTCCTGAATGGTCCCCGAGGTCCAGACACCGACGAGCACGACGCGCTCCAGGCGGAGCTGTCGGTACTCGACCTCGGTGACGTCCTCGAGCTCGGTGGAGAGGCCGGCCACACGGCGCAGGGCCGCGCGCTCGGAGCGGTCGAACTGATCGCCGTCCCGGTCTCCGTCGATCTCCTGGCTCCAGGCGACGTCCTCTTCCATCAGGGCATCGGCCCGAAGACCCTCGGGGTAAGTGTGCGCGAAGCTCTGCGCGTCCTGGGAAGGGGAAGAAGAGGAGGTCATTGGATCCTTACGTAGCTGGGGACACCGATACGGCGGCGGACATGAACCGTCACCACTCACAACGCGTGAGTGCCCCGGGAGATTCCCGGGAACCGTCCCGCCGGGGCTCTGCGCGCCCCCCAGGGGCCCGGCCGCGCCGCCGACCTGAAGATGGTCGCACGGAACGGCCCGTCTCGTCACCGGGTTTATTTCGTGGCCTGCCCGGACTTCCAGTCCGGGTGCCCGGGCATCGGCGGCGTCTTCTCCCCGTACAGCCACGCCTTGAAGAACCTGCTCAGGTCGCGCCCCGAGAGGGCGGACGCCAGCTGTTCGAAGTCGGCGGTCGACGCCGTGCCGTCCTGGTGGAGGGCCACCCAGGCCCGCTCCAGTCGTTCGAAGACCGGTCGGCCGATCTCCTGGCGCAGCGCGTACAGCGCGAGTGCGGCGCCGTCGTAGACGTTGGGGCGGAAGATGCTGATCTTCTGGCCGGGCTCGGGGCCCTTGGGCGCTGCGGGCGGCCCGCCGGTGGCCCGCCAGGAGTCGGATGCCTCGTAGGCCTCCTTCATGCGCGGCTCCATGGGCCGGTGCGCCGTCTCCTCCGCGTACAGGGCCTCGTACCAGGTGGCGTGTCCCTCGTTGAGCCACAGGTCGGACCAGGTGCGGGGGCTGACGCTGTCGCCGAACCACTGGTGCGACAGCTCGTGCACCATGATCGACTCCACGTACCACTTCGGGTTCGTGGACCGGGTGAACAGCTCTCTCTCGAAGAGCGAGAGTGTCTGTGTCTCGAGTTCGAAGCCGGTCTGCGCCTGGGCCACGAGCAGCCCGTACGTCTCGAACGGGTACGGGCCGACCCTGCGCTCCATCCAGGCGATCTGGCCGGGCGTCTTCGCCAGCCACGGTTCCAGCCGCTTGCGGTCCTTCGTGGGTACGACGTCACGGACGGGCAGACCGCGCGGACCGGTCCGGTGGAGCACCGAGGAGCGGCCGATGGACACCTGGGCGAGTTCGGTGGCCATGGGGTGCTCGGTGCGGTACGTCCAGGTGGTCGCCCTGCCCTCCCGGTCGGCCCCGGCCGGCCGGCCGTTCGCCACGGCCGTGTACCCGTCGGGTGCCGTCACGTGGATGGTGAAGATCGCCTTGTCGGAGGGGTGGTCGTTGCAGGGGAAGACGAGGTGGGCCGCGTCGGCCTGGTTGGCCATCACGAGGCCGTCCTCCGTCCGGACCCAGCCGCTGTCCTGGCCCTTGGCGGACACGGGATCACTGGTGTGCCGCACGGTGATCCGCATCGGGGTCCCCCGGGAGACCGGCGCCTCGGGGGTGACCACCAGGTCCTCGCCCGCACCGGTGAACGACGCGGGCTCGCCGTTGACGTCGACCGACCGCACGATGCCGTGCGCGAAGTCCAGGTTGATGCGGTCCAGCCGGCCCTTCGCCTGTGCGTTGATGGTGGTGACGGCGGTGAGCGGCTTGTTGTTGGCGCCGGGATAGGTGAAGGCGAGGTCGTACGAGGCGACGTCGTATCCGGGGTTTCCGAGGTGCGGGAAGAGCCGGTCGCCGATCCCCAGGGGGACCGCCGGCGCGGGGGCGCTCGCGGCGATGAGGCAGACGGAGACGGCGGAGGCGAGCATCGCCGACGTGACGCGACGGGTTCTGGGGCGGGGGGTGTGCGGCATGGACCACGGCTACCAGCGCGCGGGGGCCCGGCGGTGACGACTCGCACCGGTCCCACTCGAACGGGTTCGTGGCGGCCCCGGGTGAGCCGGGTGCCGCCGCCGGGTTCCGCGGGGGCTCTGGGGTTCGTAGGGGCTCCGGGTTCCGCGGGGGCTCCGTGACAGCGCCGGACTGCCATCGGGCGGCTCCGGCGCGCGGCCGCCCGGCCCGGAGCTACTGCGCGGCCGCCGCCTGGTGCTGCGCCCGGCTCACGTCGAACACCCCGGGCACGTTCCGCATCGCGCGCATGAGGGCCGGGAGGTGTGCCGCGTCAGGGAGTTGGAGCGTGTACGTGTGCCGTACGCGCTGGCGGCTCGGGGGCTCCACGGTCGCGGAGACGATCGCGACGCCCTCCACGGCGATGGCCTCGGTGAGGTCGGCGAGAAGGTGGGGGCGCCCGAACGACTCGGCGACGAGCGTGACCCGGCATTCGGAGGTGTCCCCCCAGCGCACACCGACCTCCGCGCGCCCCACGCTCTTCATGCGTGCCACTCCGGCGCACTCGACTCGGTGGACGGTCACCACTCCCCCGCGCACGGCGAATCCGGTGATCTCGTCGGGCGGTACGGGCGTACAGCAGCCGGCCAGGCGGACCGAGGCTCCCGGCTGGTCGACGACGGCGTTCGCGGCGGGGCGGGCGGCGGGTCCTTCGGGGGCGAAGCGGGCGGCGCCCTCCGCGGCGGGGTCGGCGGCGAAGCGTTCGGCGAAGCCGTCCGTGGCGGGGCCGTCGGCGGGCTCCTCGCTCGGCGACGGCGACGGGTGCGCGGCCAGCCACCGCTGGATGGCGATCCGCGCGGCAGGCGTGTGCGCATGCTCCAGCCACTCCCTGGAGGGCTCGGACGCGGGGTCCTGGCCCATCAGGAGCTGCACGGTGTCGCCGTCCTTCAGGACCGTACTCAGCGTCGCCAGACGGCCGTTGACACGCGCGCCGATGCAGGCGTGGGCGTCCTCGCCGTACTGCGCGTACGCGGCGTCCACACAACTCGCGCCCTCGGGGAGACCCAACGCGCCCCCGTCGGGGCGGAACACGGTGATCTCCTTGTCCTGGGCGAGGTCTTCGCGCAGCGTCGACCAGAACGTGTCGGTGTCCGGGGCGGCCTCCTGCCAGTCCAGGAGCCGGGAGAGCCAGCCGGGGCGGGTCGGGTCGGCGCGCTCGCCCTCGGCGGGGTCGTCGGCCCCGGGGGTGTACGGATTGCCGAGCGCGATGACACCGGCCTCGGCGACCTTGTGCATCTGGTGGGTGCGGATGAGGACTTCGGCGACCTCGCCGTCCTCGCGCGCCACGGCGGTGTGCAGCGACTGGTACAGGTTGAACTTGGGGACGGCGATGAAGTCCTTGAACTCGGAGACCACCGGCGTCAGACATGTGTGGAGTTCACCGAGGACGCCATAGCAGTCGGCGTCCTCGTTCACCAGCACCAGGAGGCGGCCGAAGTCGGAGCCGCGCATCCGGCCGCGCTTGCGGGAGACGCGGTGCACGGAGACGAAGTGCCGGGGCCGGATGAGGACTTCGGCCTGCAGTCCGGCCTCGCGCAGGACGGTGCGCACGTTTTCGACGATCTCCGTGAGCGGGTCGCCGCCGTTCGCCGCGTTGCCGACGATGAGTTCTCTGGTGCGCTCGTACTCCTCGGGATGCAGGATCGCGAAGACGAGGTCCTCGAGTTCGGTCTTCAGCGCCTGGACGCCGAGCCGTTCGGCGAGCGGGATGAGCACGTCCCGGGTGACCTTGGCGATGCGTTCCTGCTTCTCCTTGCGCATCACGCCCAGGGTGCGCATGTTGTGCAGCCGGTCGGCGAGTTTGATCGACATCACGCGTACGTCGTTGCCGGTGGCCACGAGCATCTTGCGGAACGTCTCCGGCTCGGCCGCGGCGCCGTAGTCGACCTTTTCCAGCTTGGTGACGCCGTCGACCAGGTAACAGACCTCCTCGCCGAACTCGGCTCGCACCTGATCGAGCGTCACCTCCGTGTCCTCGACGGTGTCGTGGAGCAGAGACGCCGTCAAGGTCGTGGTCTCCGCGCCGAGTTCGGCGAGGATCAGGGTCACGGCGAGGGGGTGCGTGATGTACGGCTCGCCGCTCTTGCGCATCTGGCCGCGGTGCGAGGACTCGGCGAGTACGTACGCGCGGCGCAGGGGTTCGAGGTCGGCGTCGGGGTGGTGGGCGCGGTGGGCCTCGGCCACATGACCGATCGCGTCCGGCAGCCGGTCGCGGGCCGCGGGGCCGAGCAGCGCGGCCCGGCCCAGACGGCGCAGGTCGATCCTGGGGCGGCCCTTCCTGCGGTACGCCCCGGGCGTGACGGGGCCGGGCGTGGCAGGGTTCGTGGCCTCCGCGCTCATGGGCACCTCCGGCTGCTTGGACCGGTGGACGGGGTGCCCCATGGCGTACGCGGCACTGGGGATGGCGACATTCCCCCGTCCGGGCCGGTGCTTGATGCTACCGAGCCCACCACGCGCGTCCGACCGCCTCTCGCCGAGCGTGAAACGGATCACCCATTCGAGCGAAGGTTCAGAGGTTTACGATTTCGAGCCACGCCGAATGCGGCCGACCGTGGATTCGAACCGGCTCGGGCTGCGGAGGCTGCGCTTGACGGCTTCCACAGCTGCCGAAGGCCGCAATGTCTTACGGCCCGGCGCCTCAGAGGGCCGCGTTTTCCAGCCACTCCGCGTCGATCTCGCCCTCGGCGACAATCACCGCGGGGCCGGTCATCTCGATCTCGCCGTCCGGGCGCTCGGTGATCACCAGCGTTCCGCCCGGGAGATCGACGGTGTACGTCGCCGGGGTACCCGTCACCGCGGGGTCCGCGCCGTCGCGGCGGGCGGCGGCGACGGCCACGGCGCACGCGCCCGTGCCGCACGAACGGGTCTCGCCCGAGCCCCGCTCGTGGACGCGCATCGCGACGTGGCCGGGGGCGCGGTCGATCACGAACTCGACGTTCACCCCGTCCGGGTAGGCGGTCGGCGGACTGAAGGGCGGCGGGGCGAGCAGGTCGCCCGCGTGCGCGAGGTCGTCGACGAAGGCGACCGCGTGCGGGTTGCCCATGTTCACATTGCGCGCGGGCCAGCTGCGCTCACCGACGCTCACCGTGACGTCCCCTTCGGGGAGGAACGCCTTG from Streptomyces avermitilis MA-4680 = NBRC 14893 includes the following:
- the hflX gene encoding GTPase HflX, which encodes MTSSSSPSQDAQSFAHTYPEGLRADALMEEDVAWSQEIDGDRDGDQFDRSERAALRRVAGLSTELEDVTEVEYRQLRLERVVLVGVWTSGTIQDSENSLAELAALAETAGALVLDGVVQRRDKPDAATYIGSGKANELRDIVLETGADTVICDGELSPGQLIHLEDVVKVKVIDRTALILDIFAQHAKSREGKAQVALAQMQYMLPRLRGWGQSLSRQMGGGKGGGLATRGPGETKIETDRRRIREKMAKMRREIADMKTGREIKRQERRRNKVPSVAIAGYTNAGKSSLLNRLTGAGVLVENALFATLDPTVRRAETPSGRLYTLADTVGFVRHLPHHLVEAFRSTMEEVGDSDLILHVVDGSHPVPEEQLAAVREVIRDVGATGVPEIVVINKADAADPLVLQRLMRNEKRSIAVSARTGQGIAELLALIDNELPRPSVEIEALVPYTHGKLVARAHTEGEVISEEHTPEGTLLKARVHEELAADLAPYVPAPLA
- a CDS encoding trypsin-like serine peptidase; its protein translation is MRSVRPPFARRRGRNTVLAATVAALALTATACNGSDDKASDKPETTTSQAAGQDKARMPGDIAARLKEHGVDVDKWKNGGWKNWDKDKWLSEAKDFVNPVIKGLWKPERMKSAKDPDKTISAKDASADQGVSDPDPAPVDATAEKTPYHEHAAPVGKVFFDSPEGSMVCSGTVIKDVNHPGKSNLIWTAGHCVHAGGSGGWYRNIAFVPAYNDLGKSAAALSDATSSEVAPYGQWWADWASTSHQWISGGDETGGAGAPYDYAVLHVKPESGSKSLEETVGAALDVDFSAPSAQDVSAMGAWGYPAAPPYDGQQMFKCLDEPGRLSLSPSLPTMYRIGCTMTGGSSGGGWFRVVDGETKLVSNTSIGPSDNTWLAGPQLGKGAKALYDTMSEQYGGR
- the dapF gene encoding diaminopimelate epimerase — its product is MSTRIAFLKGHGTENDFVIVPDPENAIDLPPAAVAALCDRRAGIGGDGVLHVVRSAAHPEAREMAAEAEWFMDYRNGDGSVAEMCGNGVRVFARYLQRAGHVTEGDLAVATRGGVKTVHIAKDGDVTVGMGKAFLPEGDVTVSVGERSWPARNVNMGNPHAVAFVDDLAHAGDLLAPPPFSPPTAYPDGVNVEFVIDRAPGHVAMRVHERGSGETRSCGTGACAVAVAAARRDGADPAVTGTPATYTVDLPGGTLVITERPDGEIEMTGPAVIVAEGEIDAEWLENAAL
- a CDS encoding RelA/SpoT family protein, with translation MSAEATNPATPGPVTPGAYRRKGRPRIDLRRLGRAALLGPAARDRLPDAIGHVAEAHRAHHPDADLEPLRRAYVLAESSHRGQMRKSGEPYITHPLAVTLILAELGAETTTLTASLLHDTVEDTEVTLDQVRAEFGEEVCYLVDGVTKLEKVDYGAAAEPETFRKMLVATGNDVRVMSIKLADRLHNMRTLGVMRKEKQERIAKVTRDVLIPLAERLGVQALKTELEDLVFAILHPEEYERTRELIVGNAANGGDPLTEIVENVRTVLREAGLQAEVLIRPRHFVSVHRVSRKRGRMRGSDFGRLLVLVNEDADCYGVLGELHTCLTPVVSEFKDFIAVPKFNLYQSLHTAVAREDGEVAEVLIRTHQMHKVAEAGVIALGNPYTPGADDPAEGERADPTRPGWLSRLLDWQEAAPDTDTFWSTLREDLAQDKEITVFRPDGGALGLPEGASCVDAAYAQYGEDAHACIGARVNGRLATLSTVLKDGDTVQLLMGQDPASEPSREWLEHAHTPAARIAIQRWLAAHPSPSPSEEPADGPATDGFAERFAADPAAEGAARFAPEGPAARPAANAVVDQPGASVRLAGCCTPVPPDEITGFAVRGGVVTVHRVECAGVARMKSVGRAEVGVRWGDTSECRVTLVAESFGRPHLLADLTEAIAVEGVAIVSATVEPPSRQRVRHTYTLQLPDAAHLPALMRAMRNVPGVFDVSRAQHQAAAAQ
- a CDS encoding M1 family metallopeptidase, which gives rise to MPHTPRPRTRRVTSAMLASAVSVCLIAASAPAPAVPLGIGDRLFPHLGNPGYDVASYDLAFTYPGANNKPLTAVTTINAQAKGRLDRINLDFAHGIVRSVDVNGEPASFTGAGEDLVVTPEAPVSRGTPMRITVRHTSDPVSAKGQDSGWVRTEDGLVMANQADAAHLVFPCNDHPSDKAIFTIHVTAPDGYTAVANGRPAGADREGRATTWTYRTEHPMATELAQVSIGRSSVLHRTGPRGLPVRDVVPTKDRKRLEPWLAKTPGQIAWMERRVGPYPFETYGLLVAQAQTGFELETQTLSLFERELFTRSTNPKWYVESIMVHELSHQWFGDSVSPRTWSDLWLNEGHATWYEALYAEETAHRPMEPRMKEAYEASDSWRATGGPPAAPKGPEPGQKISIFRPNVYDGAALALYALRQEIGRPVFERLERAWVALHQDGTASTADFEQLASALSGRDLSRFFKAWLYGEKTPPMPGHPDWKSGQATK